The Periplaneta americana isolate PAMFEO1 chromosome 16, P.americana_PAMFEO1_priV1, whole genome shotgun sequence genome segment taaattaaattattaaactcgatcacaattataacttcaattagactgcgcccgtaagaaatcgtttagccttttaggttaggttagataggTTCAAAGAGATGGATCCACTTTCATCTCCAGTGactattcttttgaaaaaagtcTCACCTTCGTTAGCCAATAGGCTTTGGCAGACGGACACACGATTGTCCTTGTGCTCTTCACTGACCCACCTTGCATGGACTTCATGAAAGCCAAGCCTGTTAAGAATAATGCCATATTTAGAACCatgaataatttatatatggTTTGCCTCTTATCGATAGCCACTCTTCTGTTTGTCTGAATCATAGCACAGACTTGATCAGTGTCTGCGCCACCAGGAGACGTGCTCTTTCCTCGTTTTTCACGCTTGTTCGACCATTTTTTGAACTCATGAATGCATTCGTGCACACTTCGCCGTGGTAAAACATTGTCCTCATTTTGTGCTGAAGCTCTTCGGTGCATTTAGGCTCCTGGTACATCTTTAAACGACAAAAGAGTGTATCAGTGCACGCTGTTCTTCTCTGGTGCAAACGAAAATAGGTGCAGCCATGTTTACCATACAACAGCGCAACACTAACTACAGTGATAACAGTGGAGACAAAGGCAACACCTGTGCGCGCGCACGAAGTGCTACAGCCAACGTACATAAGATTAAAACAAAAGTGCGGATATTTATTGACTTACCTTCGTTTTATCTAGCATCTTAAAGAAATTTGACAGATGTCAGCGACCCGCATTTGTGTTGATATGTTGCTATATTGTGTTGATGTACAATGCAATATCGATTATCAATTTTTATGGACGGAACATGGACTAATCCAAAAACGGATAATCTGTATTATTTATCCTAATGGTGTTAAATCATTGCGGTGCTATATAAGATAGTCTAAAATGTCTCTTTTACAtctgctgcttgtctatgcggatgacgtgaatatgttaggagaaaatccacaaacgtttaaggaaaacacgggaattttactggaagcaagtaaacagataggtttggaagtaaatcccgaaaagacaaagtatatgattatgtctcgtgatgagaatgttgcacgaaatggaaatataaaaattggaaatttatccttcgaagaggtggaaaaattcaaacaacattaacaaatataaatgatactcgagaggaaattaaacacagaataaatatgggaaatgcgtgttattattcggttgagaagcttttatcatccagtctgctgtccagaaatctgaaagttagaatttataaaacggttatattaccggttgttctgtatggttgtgaaactttgactctcactttgagagagaaacataggttaagggtgtttgagaataaaatgcttaggaaaatatttggggctaagagggatgaagttataggagaatggagaaagttacacaacagagaactacacgtattgtattcttcacctgacataattaggaacattaaatccagacgtttgagatgggcagggcatgtagcacgtatgggcgaatccagaaatgcatatagaatgttagttgggaggctggagggaaaaagacctttggggaggccgagacgtagatggaaagataatattaaaatggatttgagggaggtgggatataatgatagagactggattaatcttgcacagggtagggaccgatggcgggcttatgtgagggcggcaatgaacctccgggttccttaaaagccagtaagtaagtaagtaaagtgtcTGATTCGAGTAGGGTGGTGTTAAGTGAAATCATTTTCATAATGCAAAGGGGTAAATGTGTTTATTTCACAGAACGAGAGTTGTGCATCTTGCCACATTACGCGATAGTGGTAGGAAGCTTTCAGAAAGTAGCAAATTACTGTACACCATTAAAAAaatcgcgttttttttttttttgttcatggaTAATCAGATAATCCGCAGAATGCTTAATGGAGGGATGAATAATCGAAAATCTGGTGGGCTATTGTACCATAATTCTGTCTTATGATTTGAGGCTCCTAACCAGAATTGAAatgtcacattttcaatactAGGGTTGTACTGTAACTTCAGAAATGGATGAAGAAGTCGGACTTATCCTTCTTTAATTTTCACGCTACAGTGgaaacactttatttttaaataaatatgaatcagTACTTCATGAGGAAGAAactgaaatgtaaattatatcCATACATTTACCATCAATAGATGTAGATAACTGCACTACCGGTATTTTATCAAATTTCTATGCCTGCTTTCTTATGCGCTTTGAAATCTTGTGTgtgagtttacaaattaaaattgataGCAGAAGGATATTCATGGAAATGTCCTATGAGAAAAGTTAAAAACTACTAGGCCTAACAACTGAAAACTGTTTGGATAAGAAAATCTGGGAACAAGAAAATTCTCTTAAGTTCTTGGGATACAATTTACTACACCTGGAGGAATTGTGTATTGCACAAAAAATTgcaaacataataaattataggTTCTGAAACCAGTTTTACTCCAAAAATCATACACGTTCTTTACCAAACTCGTGATATGACGTGATTGAAGGATGTGTATGGAAAATGATTATACTTACACCTCTTAAAACTGATCACAtcctaagataaaataaatatctaagaACAGCTAAAGATAATGTTTGGTATAAGGATACTTAGGCAGTTATGCATTATTTTCCTCCTAGTATTTACACCATAACATTTCTTGTAAGCACTAGTACTCGTCATAAAGTACAAAAATGTAGTCACTGGCGTATCTTAGGCAGTAGcatgtttgcctgctgattccgTGTTTCGTTCGGTTGTAGGTTCGATTGCCGCTTgacctgattacctggttggagtttccccaagcgtaaggcaaatatccggtaatctgtggcgaatcctgggcctcatcgcAAAATATCACCTAGCTGGTAACGCGTCGTTGAATAGccaagtaaaatattttaaagttttataatgagaaagtatgtggaCATCAATCACAGGGGCCTCTCAACCGAGTGGTGCTGTGAATGTGCTTTCAGATTCTCAGACTTGgaaaaacattttccacaaacacCACATATGAAAGGCTTTTCACCAGTGTGACTCCGCTCGTGCCCTTTCAAATGCCCCGACTGTGAGAAACATTTCCCGCAGGTTTGACATTTGAACGTCTTCTCACCTGTATGTTGGCGAACATGAATCTTGAGATTCCCTGCCAGAGAGAAAGCTTTCCCGCATACGTTACATGTAAAcggcttctcgcctgtgtgttGAAGTTTATGAATTTTAAGGTTGCCAGACTGTGAGAAACATTTCCCGCAGACATTGCATGTAAATGGTTTCTCGCCCGTATGCATTCGTATATGCATTTTAAGATTTCCAGATTGTGAAAAAGCCTTACCACAGAAGTCACATTTGAAAGGCATCTCGCCTTTGTGTTTGCGAGCGTGTGTCTTCAAATTGCCTAAGATTGTAAAGCATttcccacaaacatcacatttgaatggtttttccCCAGTGTGCTGGAATGCGTGTCTTTTCAAAGTTCCCGTCCTGGAAAAACActtcccacaaacatcgcatttaaaAGGCTTGTCGCCAGAGTGTTCCCGTAAGTGGATGGTAAGGCTTCCAGATTCTGTGAAACTCTTCCCACAGACATTACATTTGAACGGTTTTTCCCCAGTATGAAGACGCGTGTGAATTCTAAGGTTTCCcggttgtgaaaaacattttccacagacgtcacatttgaaaggcttctcgccGGTGTGTTTGCGTAAATGGCTTTCGAGATTTGCCAAACGTGCGAAGTAGTTACCACATATTTCGCATTTGAAAGGCTTGTCCCCTTCGTGTAGGCGTATGTGTCTCTTCAGATTCCCGGATCCCGTGAAAGTCTTGCCACAAATCTTACACTGCAGAGAACTGTGACTGTCAGCATGGGTCTTCAAATTGCTGTTTGTTGCAAGAGTCATGTCACAATCTTGGCTGTCTGATGTGTCACCATAGGTTGGTTCCCCTGGTAATATGTAACTTTCATCCAGTTTCTCAGTGGTATCATGTTCTTCCTTATGTATACGATAAAATTCTGACGAATCCTTACTTAAGACTTCAGTGTCATGGTCAAATGCAGATCTGAAATGAAAAATTTCCTGGCTTCGTATAAAGGTTTTACGTCACTACATAGAATAACAAgtaaagacccattcacaatgaaaattaaacataaccgtaacataaacacagaagtttgcgcccaggctaccaaatgggatcattcacaatgattcacataagcattgacataaacaaactccaaactttcatgcttatgcttacgtgatttgcaaacagaacacaatcgtggagcgctgaagtatacgacagaatatgaggaaatggcgtcgttgttatgtttccatggttaccaagtatgtttgctgttatgtttatgtccccatcgtgaatgatggtatgacttcttgattttactgtaacgttaagttaacgcttacgttatgtttaattttcattgtgaatgagccttaacgttGAACACGTCAAGCTACAATAATGCTAAATACTAAAACAATATAAATCTGATTTATAACATATAGCATGTAATATGTTGTAACAAACTTTTATCGTTTGCTATCTTTTTTATATTCTCTTTGAAATCCACGAaatcggtccacacctgtggagtaatggttagcgcgtctggtcgcgaaacgaggtggcctgcgttcgattcccggttggggcaagttacctggttgaggttttttttccggtgttttccctcaacccaatatgagcaaatgctggacatcggactcatttcacggccattatcaccttcatctcattcaggcgctaaataacctaagatgttgataaagcgttgtaaaataatctaataaaatgaaaaaaaatccacGAAATCAACATCACAGTGTCGTCAAATGCATAACCTtcgaaaatactgtaataaattTCATGGTTTGGTAATTATTGCAAATTAATTTCAAAAGCAGGAACGCAATTCAGTAAATTACTTTTCAACTATTAGATAGGAAGCTTTAAATTATTGGAATTATGCAAGTACTGTGTGGGAAGTGTGacaatcttttatcatccagtctgctgtcaaaaaatctgaaagttacaatttataaaacagttatattaccggatgttctgtatgaattatggaacttggactctcactttgatagaggaacagaggttaagggtgtttgagaataaagtgcttaggaaaatgtttggggttaagagggatggaattacaggaacacagaactgcacgcattgtattcttcacctgacataattagaaacattaaatccagacgtctgagatggacagggcatgtagcacgtatgggcgaatccagaaatgcatatagagtgttagttggaagacctgggggaaaaagaccgttggggaggcagagacgtagatgggagggtaatattaaaatggatttgagagaagtgggatatgatggtagggactggattaatcttgcacaggatagggaccgatggcgggcttatgtgagggcggcaatgaactctgggttccttaaaagccataagtatgtcTTTTACGAATAATTATCGGACCTCCTGTACGCAATTCCATGATTTACGCACCGTACTGACCTTGCATTTGAATCTTTATCCTCTTCATTCGATTCTTTCAGATCCATCTCCTCCTTCACTTTGTGAAGAATATGCAGATATTGctgaaatgaaaattataaacacaaatgacagaaatatttgcaagaaaatgGGACTGCATTTTTTACTGAATAACTATAGAGATATATTGCCCGAAATTTCAGATCAACTGACAGAAATAGAATGATATTAATTGCAAAGTGAGAACAGTAAATAGTCCGTGGTTATTGCATCATGCTACAAACCAGAATGTCGCGGTTTAATTTCAATTGTGAAATGGAATTGTTTTATTAAACTAATCCCTTCAGCTTTGCTGTGCTTCTAGAGGTCACTCAGACtcaaacagaaatgagtaccagagtGCTAGCAGTCATTCCTACGGCTGCTGTATTCTAAGGTAGAAGTCTTAATATCCCACGACCCTAAAGGCCTTTCTGCATATCTAATAGAACAGTTTTCCTAATTCCAGAACTCAAATACAGCCACAAGAAATTACTGCAGGAACTCTTTATTGattgtaaatttgtttttctaTCATGACACGGATTGTTATTCTTTCAATAACGCATAGCAAGCATTTTAAAACATACGCATTTACAGTTCGATAGAGTTTGTTATGTCTTTATAGAGGTTATTTCGGCTATGTGTTTTGTCCATGTTTGTCAAGAACCTACTGCTGATAGGTTAAAAGAGAAACTCCGCAAGGGCATACCCGTGAATGAAAACAAcgttcgttaaaaaaaaaaagaagtgaacGAAAATGTTGTGCGCCATATATCTAAGTGTGTAACTATACTTTATATTAAGTCAGCAGCgttcaaaatatgtaaatatcCACAGAACGAACTCATTCCTAACCTACAAAACAATTTCATATCTTGAAGactattattacttttcataattatttagctgttggagtaaattaaataaaattagtgaTTATTTTGTGCTCTTCCAATTGGGGGGAGGTGTTTTTAATAAAGGATAGAGTTGGATTCAGCAGGTTTAACTTAAATTAAATCAGTTTTCTTTCATCGCGAAGGCAAGCAAAAAAATCTATATTTAGTTACAATATTCTAGTAAAGTCATAGCAACTCAAGAGATCATCAAAATTTTTTCTATCAAATTTGCTTCTTGTGTGTCATGTACTCTGAAGACCAAAATATTCTGCTATACCAATATGCATACCAAGCGTAATTATACCATTGAAATCATTCAAAATCTGCTACTGTTCACAACAAGAATGAATGTAAATTAATGTACGTATTGTTAGAAGTTTGAATgaagatataaaatatatgtgtacaatatatgatggtttaatcttcgatagattatccacaaaacagtttttttcgattatctcaaaactttaaaaagtggacttagttcctttcaacaataactgaTGCATTTTTTTTCTTACAACAGCAATATCGTGGTCAGGAATCTTTTCTATACTGGGAgtcatatttctaaaaaaaatggactGTCTCAATTTGTAAATAAAAAGAGTGAAGGAAGTAGATAAATGGCCTGCACATGAGACAAGCAAGCCACGAGGTGAATATCAAAAGATTCATGAGCTAAGGTCTGGCAGAAACGATGTGAACTTACCCCAGATTCACGCTTAACTACAGGACATGAAATTTCCAGTGGATTTTCCTCGGATTTCACCTCCGATGTGATATCATAGCAGAAATCCGTACGCTCCATCTTTATCTGCACAGCATGTGGTTTCAGTAAGTTCTCCTCCTGTGAGAAACAGCATCATGGAGTAATCTTTTATTCTCGTTGGTTATAACGTGGTTTCAcgtcagtgagctctatactaaattgGAGGCACCACCGCAATGTTCTTTCCTGTCTGAAAACGTCACTGTTGGCGAGGGTATTGCTCTCCCTTTCTAAGTAATGTGTTTCAAGGAGTCTTTCGTGAGGTTcatgttgcacatgcgcagtaagcaataaaaataccgttactgtgtacgatagcattcactgcaagagagacaagAACCAGGGTTGCCACATTTATTTTACCTAAAGTCGCCAAATCTTGGTGCTATTGTAGCCCAATGCCCCCAattttctactttaaaaataaataatctcaATATATGCGTTTTTGTGATAATATAATATCGTTGTTTTATGTCATATTTATGCAATAAACTCTGTAAATTTAGTATTTATGGCATTCACTTTGCATTGCTTTTTGTACAATCTTCTCAAATTTCCCCCACCTCCCCAATTTTGTATAATACAACTCACTGCTACAACccattacaaattaaaacaatCTTTTGAATAAATTAGGTAAACATATGGGGAGTACGAACTACGGTTAGATTGCTAACTTTTACATTGCTAGAAAATTCCCTACAGTGCTTGGTCTATAAGATCTGGTCCTCTGATAAAGAAAAGGGCGCAGTAGGCCTATTTCCTGGGTCGAAGAAGATGCGATACGTTTGTTTAAACAAATGTCAAAGATCGGTGACAAATTCGGCGTGTCAACAATGGTAATATCTAGTAGCGTATTTCATGTCTGTCATTGGATTGGATTAGCGATGTATCAGCAATGAACTACTcaattacataaaatgaaataaataaataaacgatgcGTGAGATGTTTCTGTGTCGCCCAAATGGCGATAGTCGCAATTCTTTAAAATAGGTCGCAAAACATTTATGTAGCCCAAACGGCGAAATAtcgcccaatctggcaaccctgacaaGAACAACATTACGTTAGAAAGAGATATCAATACGCTAAGGGCTCAGCATTTGCGTGACGCTTTTAAAGCATTCAGTTGAGCCTCCAGTTTATAGAACTCACTGTTTCACTCAGGCAGTTCGTAGCAGTGCTGATCTTTGTACAGAGTAGGCCATGGGAATCTGACGATTTTTAGCATACAATAAGTTGGTAACAATGACATATAAGTGAGTACGTGAGTCATTATGCGCACGCGCAATGTATGCCACTGTTGTAAAAATGGCGCTATGGAAAGCTGAACATCGTCTTTTGTGGTGGAAACATGTTTTGAAAATGCTGACTCATTTGTCATTACACAACGATTATTTCGTCCACATTGTAATGTTCCACGTCGTGGTGCCGTTCCTAGCGGGAACACTATGGTGTTACGGATATAGAACTTCAGATCGATTGCTTCTGCAACGAAGAAGAAATCGCCAGGTCCTGTACACGCTGTGAGAACACCACGAAACATAGAAAAGAGTCAGTCAGGCAATAGCAAGGAGTCCTCGTCGCTCAACCAGAAAACTCTCTGCTGCCTTAGGTTTATAATGAACCAGTTTGAGAAGAATTCTCCATAAAGATTTAAATTTTCATCCCTACAAGATGGTTGTGGTCCAAGAGTGAACGACCATGATAAAGCAAATCGATGGTCATTCTGTGAAAACTTTCTCAACGTCTTTACTGATAAAATGTTCTGTTATTGAGTGATGTAGCACTTTCATTTAAATGACGCAGTGGACAAACAAAATTTTCGTCATTGATTTGATACAGGAGGATATCACAGCCAGACCAATCATGGTGCAATCAGTGATACATAATGTAATAAGTGGTAGAGGCCATTTAAGAGGTGTGCTATTTAGAAAATGAGGTCACGTCCCTAAATGACATTCAATAACCTATTCTTATataacagaattaaaattttaatttgtatcttatattGTTAATTGTGTATGTTAAAGTCTCAGGTTCCCATGGTCCACTCTTACAGCTCACGGCAGAGATAGGAAATTATCAAAGATCTGAAGGAAGAAGGACAAACACGCATGAGCGATCATAGGCCAAGTATGATgaatttaatttatgaaagtaaATTATACATAAGACGTGTAACGCAATTCTATGATAAGGGAAAACGAAATGGTTTTAAAGCAATCAGGCCAATAATTTTACACCGTAAAGCTGCTTCTACACGTTTAAATGTTCCATGCGTGGACACATGCAATTTGCGGAGAAtactgaaagaatcaagtttaaaacgaatGTCCAATTAAGttgcatgcagattttgtgtctacagaTGCGCCAtattgaacgtcatcttcattaCGTATATCGATCGATCAAAACGTTTAATCGATTAACGATTATAATTTAATCGATgagctttgatcgatttgaaaaacgttttaatatactgtactgtaacacacaattattgctaaatttaatttgtgttcggtgataagcataagtattaaatgttgtatatctgtatatattgtatcgttgtattacaaaacaactattttaattatttgctaacatatttattataaggCTTATAATTTATCGTGTC includes the following:
- the LOC138691849 gene encoding zinc finger protein ZFP2-like isoform X1; this translates as MIMDERETQSENGALKTEETGTHANRCRFLFQPCRRMGKDAEQDPLAVEGNEDPAIEEKKPLSEEENLLKPHAVQIKMERTDFCYDITSEVKSEENPLEISCPVVKRESGQYLHILHKVKEEMDLKESNEEDKDSNARSAFDHDTEVLSKDSSEFYRIHKEEHDTTEKLDESYILPGEPTYGDTSDSQDCDMTLATNSNLKTHADSHSSLQCKICGKTFTGSGNLKRHIRLHEGDKPFKCEICGNYFARLANLESHLRKHTGEKPFKCDVCGKCFSQPGNLRIHTRLHTGEKPFKCNVCGKSFTESGSLTIHLREHSGDKPFKCDVCGKCFSRTGTLKRHAFQHTGEKPFKCDVCGKCFTILGNLKTHARKHKGEMPFKCDFCGKAFSQSGNLKMHIRMHTGEKPFTCNVCGKCFSQSGNLKIHKLQHTGEKPFTCNVCGKAFSLAGNLKIHVRQHTGEKTFKCQTCGKCFSQSGHLKGHERSHTGEKPFICGVCGKCFSKSENLKAHSQHHSVERPL
- the LOC138691849 gene encoding zinc finger protein 569-like isoform X2, whose amino-acid sequence is MEENLLKPHAVQIKMERTDFCYDITSEVKSEENPLEISCPVVKRESGQYLHILHKVKEEMDLKESNEEDKDSNARSAFDHDTEVLSKDSSEFYRIHKEEHDTTEKLDESYILPGEPTYGDTSDSQDCDMTLATNSNLKTHADSHSSLQCKICGKTFTGSGNLKRHIRLHEGDKPFKCEICGNYFARLANLESHLRKHTGEKPFKCDVCGKCFSQPGNLRIHTRLHTGEKPFKCNVCGKSFTESGSLTIHLREHSGDKPFKCDVCGKCFSRTGTLKRHAFQHTGEKPFKCDVCGKCFTILGNLKTHARKHKGEMPFKCDFCGKAFSQSGNLKMHIRMHTGEKPFTCNVCGKCFSQSGNLKIHKLQHTGEKPFTCNVCGKAFSLAGNLKIHVRQHTGEKTFKCQTCGKCFSQSGHLKGHERSHTGEKPFICGVCGKCFSKSENLKAHSQHHSVERPL